The proteins below are encoded in one region of Telopea speciosissima isolate NSW1024214 ecotype Mountain lineage chromosome 10, Tspe_v1, whole genome shotgun sequence:
- the LOC122643319 gene encoding alpha-terpineol synthase, chloroplastic-like — protein sequence MMSLNIRSHVNSLAFEPITKRRSANYQPTIWGFNFLQSLKSDYTEEAYKSKIKKLEEEVKHRFDDRAMGHLCQLELIDDIQRLGLGYLFEEEIKKALDTIACMNDMDHTRTDQESLHATALQFRLLRQHGYEISQGLFNHFKDEAGNFIASYLDDVKGVLSLHEASQLAVEGENILDEAKGLTRTALEKMKGDMEPRLAKQVIHALEFPLHWRMPWLEARWYIDIYDKKENSIPTLIELAKLNFNILQSVHHKELVELSRWWENLGFRDHLGFNIRDSVAQAFFGTLGMNPEPQFSNFRIDLTKIIMLIALVDDVYDVYGSLEELELFTHAVERWDIEAIDQLPDYMKISQTEISQTDFKMHRA from the exons ATGATGAGTTTAAACATCCGTTCCCATGTTAACTCTCTTGCATTTGAGCCAATAACTAAAAGGCGATCGGCAAACTACCAGCCCACCATCTGGGGATTCAATTTTCTGCAATCTTTAAAGAGTGATTACACT GAGGAGGCCTATAAGAGCAAGATCAAGAAATTGGAGGAGGAAGTAAAGCATAGGTTTGATGATCGAGCCATGGGGCATCTTTGTCAGCTTGAACTGATTGATGACATCCAAAGGCTAGGGTTAGGCTACCTCTTTGAGGAGGAGATCAAGAAAGCCTTGGACACCATAGCATGCATGAACGATATGGATCATACTAGAACTGATCAGGAGAGTCTCCATGCCACAGCTCTTCAATTTAGGCTCCTTAGACAACATGGATATGAAATTAGCCAAG GTTTGTTCAATCACTTCAAAGATGAGGCTGGAAATTTCATAGCAAGTTATTTAGATGATGTAAAAGGAGTACTAAGTCTCCATGAAGCTTCTCAATTGGCTGTAGAAGGTGAGAATAtcttagatgaggccaaaggctTGACAAGGACagcattggagaagatgaagggtgATATGGAACCAAGGCTTGCAAAACAAGTGATCCATGCTTTGGAGTTTCCCCTCCACTGGAGAATGCCTTGGTTAGAAGCTAGATGGTACATTGACATCTATGACAAAAAGGAGAACTCAATTCCTACTTTAATTGAGCTAGCAAAGTTAAATTTCAACATTCTCCAAAGTGTACACCATAAAGAGCTAGTTGAGTTGTCAAG GTGGTGGGAGAATCTGGGCTTTAGAGACCATTTGGGATTCAATATAAGAGATAGTGTGGCCCAAGCCTTTTTTGGGACATTGGGAATGAACCCAGAACCTCAATTCAGTAATTTTAGGATTGACCTTACAAAGATAATTATGCTAATAGCATTGGTTGATGATGTTTATGATGTCTATGGATCCTTGGAAGAACTCGAGCTTTTTACTCATGCTGTGGAGAG ATGGGATATTGAGGCAATAGATCAACTTCCAGACTATATGAAGATATCCCAGACTGAGATATCCCAGACTGACTTCAAGATGCATCGAGCCTAG
- the LOC122643318 gene encoding myrcene synthase, chloroplastic-like, translated as MFRTFPWVDLCKAYLIEAKWYYNNYKTTLEEYLNNGVTSVGGKALLTHTFFSSPLTFPKEALYFFSQHPSLLDWSSVIFRLADDLGTSKDELERGDVLKSMECYMHETGASEDVAREHIWNMIDETWKKINKELMSNDFLLLPQGFIRATVNLIRTTQSIYQYGDGHGRTDDETKNRVTLLLFEPIPLVEA; from the exons ATGTTCCGTACATTTCCC TGGGTTGATTTATGCAAAGCATATTTGATAGAGGCAAAGTGGTATTACAACAATTATAAAACAACGCTTGAGGAGTACCTAAACAATGGAGTTACTTCAGTAGGAGGCAAAGCCCTTCTCACTCATACATTTTTCTCATCCCCATTAACTTTTCCAAAGGAAGCTTTATATTTCTTTTCACAGCATCCAAGTCTCTTAGATTGGTCATCGGTTATTTTTCGACTTGCCGACGATCTCGGTACTTCAAAG GATGAATTAGAGAGGGGTGATGTGCTGAAATCAATGGAGTGTTACATGCATGAAACCGGCGCTTCTGAGGATGTGGCCCGTGAACATATATGGAATATGATTGATGAAACATGGAAGAAGATAAATAAGGAATTAATGAGTaatgattttcttcttcttccccaggGTTTTATTAGAGCAACTGTAAATCTTATTCGAACGACACAGAGCATATATCAATATGGAGATGGCCATGGTAGAACCGACGATGAGACCAAGAATCGAGTCACATTGTTGCTGTTTGAACCAATTCCATTGGTGGAAGCTTAA